One Globicephala melas chromosome 18, mGloMel1.2, whole genome shotgun sequence DNA segment encodes these proteins:
- the PROZ gene encoding LOW QUALITY PROTEIN: vitamin K-dependent protein Z (The sequence of the model RefSeq protein was modified relative to this genomic sequence to represent the inferred CDS: inserted 1 base in 1 codon), which translates to MAGRGPPLALLALLALLAPRGAQPAVFLPTSKANEILVRRKRASSYLLEELFEGNLEKECYEEICVYEEAREVFENDASTDEFWKTYLGGSPCVSRPCLNNGSCQDTIRGYTCTCAPGYDGRDCAFAKNECHPLRTDGCQHFCHPGPGSYTCSCAKGHKLGQDHKSCIPHDRCACGALISDGLLASQGCEQDPPTFPWQVKLTNSEGEDFCGGVLIQDNFVLTTAKCSLLYRNISVKTSSRCRAREAPPAVEVKGVHVHTRFEEDTGDNDVALLELAQPVRCPDAGRPVCTAEADFAERVLIPRPGVLGGWTLRGPELEPARLLVKHVDPGECGRALNATVTTRTVCERGAAAGSARWAAGGAVAREHRGAWFLTGLLSAAPPEGPGPLLLIKVPRYALWLQRVTQQPSSASQRGDHGHRGDEEPVXGVTAPSAPPPGPLV; encoded by the exons ATGGCCGGCCGCGGGCCGCCGCTCGCCCTCCTCGCCCTCCTCGCCCTCCTCGCGCCGCGCGGCGCCCAGCCCGCAG TGTTTCTTCCCACCTCAAAAGCAAATGAAATTCTGGTGAGACGGAAACGAGCCAGCTCCTACCTTTTGGAAGAGCTCTTTGAGGGAAATTTAGAAAAGGAATGTTACGAAGAAATCTGTGTCTACGAGGAAGCACGAGAAGTATTTGAAAATGACGCATCCACT GATGAATTTTGGAAGACGTATCTGG GCGGCTCCCCGTGCGTCTCCCGGCCCTGCCTCAACAACGGGTCCTGCCAGGACACCATCCGCGGCTACACCTGTACCTGCGCCCCGGGCTACGACGGCCGGGACTGCGCCTTCG CTAAAAATGAATGTCACCCTTTGAGGACGGATGGGTGTCAGCACTTCTGCCACCCGGGGCCGGGGTCTTACACGTGCAGCTGTGCGAAGGGGCATAAGCTGGGCCAGGACCACAAATCCTGCATCCCCCACG ACAGGTGTGCGTGCGGAGCCCTCATCTCTGACGGCCTCCTGGCGTCACAGGGATGCGAGCAGGACCCTCCGACTTTCCCGTGGCAG gtaaaactaACAAATTCTGAAGGAGAAGACTTCTGTGGAGGTGTTCTAATACAGGACAATTTTGTACTGACAACAGCAAAATGTTCACTCTTGTACAGAAACATTAGTGTGAAAACAA GTTCCCGCTGCCGGGCGCGCGAGGCCCCGCCGGCGGTGGAGGTGAAGGGCGTCCACGTGCACACGAGATTCGAGGAGGACACGGGGGACAATGACGTGGCCCTGTTGGAGCTGGCGCAGCCCGTGCGCTGCCCCGACGCTGGGCGGCCCGTCTGCACTGCCGAGGCCGACTTCGCCGAGCGCGTCCTCATCCCGCGGCCGGGCGTGCTGGGCGGCTGGACCCTCCGTGGCCCCGAGCTGGAGCCCGCGCGGCTGCTGGTCAAGCACGTGGACCCCGGGGAGTGCGGCCGGGCCCTCAACGCCACGGTGACCACGCGGACGGTCTGCGAGCGGGGCGCGGCGGCCGGGTCGGCGCGGTGGGCGGCGGGCGGCGCGGTGGCCCGGGAGCACCGCGGCGCCTGGTTCCTCACCGGCCTCTTGAGCGCTGCGCCCCCCGAGGGCCCCGGGCCGCTCCTGCTCATCAAGGTCCCCCGATACGCGCTCTGGCTCCAGCGAGTCACGCAGCAGCCGAGCTCCGCCAGCCAGAGAGGCGACCACGGTCACAGAGGCGACGAGGAGCCGG CTGGGGTGACAGcgccctcagcccctcccccaggacccctCGTCTGA